The segment TCTCAGGCCTCCGAGCTGAATCCGCAGCGGCACGTAGACGTGATCGAAGCGCTGCGCGAATCACGGCTGTTCGTACCGATCGTGGCTAGTCTGGACGAAGCCGCAACCGACGCGAGTGGGCTCACTCACGACAAAAGCGCCGAGATGGCAATGGTCACGCTCGCCGCCGAGGATGGGCGGGCAACCGCACCCGGATTCACCGGCATCGAGCAACTGATCGGATGGAACCCCGAGGCCCGGCCGATTCCGGTCGAGTCGCTGCGGCTGATGCTTTCGGCTGTCGATGAGGGCGCCCAGCTGGTCGTCATCGACCCGGGCGCTCCGCACATGTTTCTGGTTCGCCGGCCGGCCGTCTGGTCACTCGCTCAGGGCCGGCAGTGGATTCCGGCCTGGGCAAATCGGCGCGTCGCGGATGAGATCGCGCGGCTCGCCGCCGCAGACAGCGTGATAACCGCTACCGAGCTGCGGCCGGGAAGTGCCAGGCCGTCGGCCGGGGGAGCCGAGGTCGGCATCGTCGTCGATGTGCCGGCTGGCACGGACGACGCCGCGTTGAAAACTGCGCTGGACAGATTCCGGCGGAAACTGGCCGCTAGTTCGCTTATCACCGAGCTGGTCGACTCGTTGATCGTTTCGGTCAGGACCGTTTAGCCAGCCCGTCTAGCTGGCCCGTGTCAGCCACCTCGCCTAGTCCACATGGTGTGAATGGCACACCTACCATGTGGAGGCGAAGGGTGATGCTGCGGAAATAGTGGGGCCTGTAGAGCAGGTATTGGTGTACGTAGGAATCTCGGAGGATCGTACCGGCGAGGAGGCGGGGGTCAATCGGCAACGGGAGGATTGTTTGGAGCTGTGCAGTCGTTTGGGAAGTCAAGATGACAAGTAGTTCGGAAGAAGCTGTTGAGGCCGCGGAACTGGCTGTGTTCGCTCGTAAGAAACTTTCGCTCGATGCGGCGGCAGGGGCAAGGTTGCCGGGCAGGTTCGAATCGTTCAGCTTTGGTGGGTTACGCGCGAGTCTGGCGACTGGAGATCAGTATGACTTTTTGAACACCATAGAGGGCGTAACCGATCAATCGGTCGAGGCTCTGCCCGAGATCATCAAGAGGTTCCCGAATCCACGCCGACTAACAATCGTCGCCACTTCACCATCACAGAACCTCCTCGGCTGGTTACGAGGCGAGGGTTACGAGCCGGCCCCCGTGCGACCAGTTGCCTTCCTTGATTTGGGTGCGCGTTGTGAACCTGCCCGAGTGGGCGCTGTCCCGTGGCGGATACGCGGAGTCGCCACCCAGAAGGATATGGCACTCTTCTTGGACCTTCTTGATGGAGGATACATGGCCTCGAGCGAGGTGGGTGCTTTGATCCGGACCGAGCATGCTCTTCCTGCAGTCCGTGCCTTCATCGCTTCGCGCAACGGTCAACCGCTGGCCGCAGCTGCGATGTC is part of the Saxibacter everestensis genome and harbors:
- a CDS encoding SseB family protein, which encodes MASSDSAGVPWAGRELKPNPFAGDSGQPEVALLAALEACSQASELNPQRHVDVIEALRESRLFVPIVASLDEAATDASGLTHDKSAEMAMVTLAAEDGRATAPGFTGIEQLIGWNPEARPIPVESLRLMLSAVDEGAQLVVIDPGAPHMFLVRRPAVWSLAQGRQWIPAWANRRVADEIARLAAADSVITATELRPGSARPSAGGAEVGIVVDVPAGTDDAALKTALDRFRRKLAASSLITELVDSLIVSVRTV